ACAGCAATCCTGTATAACCAGGTCGACAGTTCAGCCTGACCCTTAAACCTGCTTAGTCCCAAAAAAGCGTTGGTGAAAATCTCCTGGCTCAGATCATCAGCATCCTCTTTCTGATGCACAAAACCCATACATATCCTGAATACCCCCGGTTGATATTTTTCTATAATCTCCTTATAGCAACTGATATTGCCTCTAAGAATTTCGTTTATCAGCTCCGTGTCGCTCATGATCTTAATGGATCCGAATCATTACCCGAAATTATCGAAATAAATACGCTATGAAAAATCAAAATTTTCATAATGAATGAGTTGCGGTGGTATGTTCATTTCCTGGAATATCTCATTTAAAGAAACGCTCATAGCCTTAGGTCCGCAGAGGAAAATCTCCCTCTTTTGTATTTCCTGAATATCCCTCACTTTAAGGAATCCCTCCTTGTCTGCGCAGATCAAATGCAGCTTAAATCCCGGAAAGCTTTGCTCAAACGACCTGAATTCATCAAGATACACCGCCTCACTCTCATGGTTCACACAATAATAAAGCTCAACGCGAAGCTTATCTGCAGGCTGTTGCTGCAAATCGTTCATCCAGCTCACAAAAGGCGCAATTCCAACTCCTCCTGCAATCCACACCTGGTCATCTATCCCATCTCTGAAGTGAAAGCAGCCGTAGGGACCGTTAATCCTCACTTTCGCACCAGGTTTGAGTGTATCATATAAGCGGGAGGTGTAATCGCCAAGAGCCTTCACTAATATCTGAACCGTGCTGCCTTCACCACTGCAAAGGGTGTATGGATGAGATTCGCGCGACATCCCGGGGTAACGGAAACTAAAGAAGCAAAACTGACCCGGAATAAATTTCAGTTCGCGGTCGCGGGGACTAAGTTTTACACTGAGTACTTTACCGTTGATTTTTTCAACGGTGTTTACCACGTACACGAATCCTCTATTAAAAAGTCCGTACAGCAAAGTCTGATAGATAAACGCGGCGATCCCCAGGCCCGAAACCATTACCAGGTACAGCCACAGCAATGGGTTCCGGTCGAAAGACACCGTCAGATGAAAAGTGTGGATAACAATCATTATAAAGAAAACACCCATAAACTTGTGACTTATCTTCCAGCTGCGGTATGGGAGTTTAATAAGCAGTGTAAATATCATCAGCAAAATAATTCCCCATAGTGCATAGCTGCCCAGGTTCACCTCATCCCGGCGATGCAGAGGAAAAACCGTTAAGAAAAACCGTGCAGCATTGTCGGGTATCCAGCGTAACGCCAGGAGAAATGGATGAGCTATCATAAACATAAAAGCAAGCACTGCCATTTTATGATGGGTCTGATACATCTTATCAAGGCCCCCGAACTGACGTTCAAGCCACTTAATCCGCGCCGACAAGACAAAGGACAAAGCCAGCATTGAGTAACCTGTCAGAGCTACGATCTCGTTAAAATGTTTTAATAATGGCGGCATCTTATGATGCTCTGAAGCCTCGGGCGCCGATAAAAAACTTAGCGGAATAACAAGAAGAGCCAACCCCCAGAAGAAGTAGTTCGTGGCTTTAATATTGATTTTCATCTTTAATAATTATGATGGAATAAAGCATACCAACGCTTTATTCTTATTATTTAGAACCCAAAGCATTTAAAAACCTACGAATATTTTACATGAATGCTTCGGACCCGGTTCAGAACCGCTTCAGAGTGGAAAGCACTCACTTAGGGACCATGCTTTGTCTTCCTCCCGTGCTTCTTCGAGAAAAACCGAAGAAGCACGGGAGCGAGCGGCAGTCTGCACCGAAGATAGAGAAACTCCTTTTAGAAGAAGTTCCGAAGCGCTTAGACACTCCGTATTATAAATTGTCTTGTCCTGAAATAGCTATACAGGTTAATGAGTAAATCCTGAATTAATTATACACTATGGTTTGTTATTCCTGATTGGATTATACACTGCAATTTGGTAATCCTGATTGAACTATACAAGGGCAAGTTCCTCCTTTTTTGATTTTTTATTCTTCCAGCGTTTCATCAAGACTCCTGCCCGCAAATGAGCCTGATCTGGAGTGAGGTAATCACAACTGGCATGAGGTCTTAACTCATTATATGCCCGGATGCTTTCGGCGATCTTTCTTTTAGTGTCATCAAAGCCCAGTCCTGAGTGGTGCAGGTTGAATTCTTCTTTGAGAATCCCGTTCACCCGCTCGGCCAACGCATTCTCATAAGGATCGCCATTTTCAGTCATACTGATGGCAATCCTGCTGCCCAGTAATACAGATACATACTCTTTGCTGCAATACTGCGATCCCCGATCTGAATGATGGATCAGTTCATCCTGATAGATCCGATTGTCCAGGGCCATTCTCAGAGCCTGTGCACATCCCTGAGCAGCCAGATCTTTATGAAAGCAGTACCCCATGATCTTCCTGGAATAAGCATCCGTCACCAGGCTGAGATATCCCCATCCGCTGTTCATGCGGATATAGGTAATGTCACTCACCCATACCTGCTCGGGACGGTTAATCCTCAATTCTTTCACCAAATTGGCATATTTATGCATCCAGTGCCGCGAATCGGTCGTCACTACCCGCCTCTTACGGCGCCGGATATCCAGTCCGTGCTCCCGCATCAGATCAAATAAATAGTCCCGCCCTATTCGGATGTCATGCTCAGCCAGCATGGGAGTGAGCATGTAATGTAATTTAAGGGTGCCTGTCCGCGGCAGGGACTCACGGACCTGATGGACATGCTGCAGGATGATCTCCTCTTTTAATCCAATATCCTGATAGCGCCACTGGTGGTCATACCAGGCATGGCGGCTCTTGCCAAACAGTCTGCACAGTTTCTTTATTCCCATTGCGGGTTCCTGCTGTTTCATTTTGGTGACTGTTTGGCTCCAGACTTTTTTCGGATATCGATTTTGAGCTGTTCTTCGGCAATATCGATCATCGTCTCCAGGGCCCGGATCTTTAGCTGTGCCTCTGCCAGTTGTTCCTCCAGCTCCTTGACTTGACCTGACGAATCTCCTTTTGGTTCCTTCTCTTCTGATTTCACGGGTGCTATTTGACGCCTAAGTTCGGCATTTTCTGCTTTCTGTTGTCTCACCCAACGGTCTACTACCGTCCTGCATTTGATGCCAAAGGTCACACAGGCTTCCCGAACCGACATCCCTGACTCCACGGCCCGCAGCACGGACCGCTTCTCTGAGGGGCTATACCGCCGGCTGCGTTCTGCATAATAGTCCTTCGATCCATAACGGGTCATCCAATTGGTCAAGGTCGATTCATGCATCCCGTACTGACTCCGTATCTCCCGACGGGGTACGCCTGATTCGATCATTTCGACTATTGTCTCAATTTCTCGCTTGGTAAAGGGAACATTCTTATTCTCCCTTGTTGACTTTTTTCCTGCTCTTTTTGTTTCCATACACTACTTGTTTGGTGTATAGCTTTTTTAGGAATCGACAAATTCAATTAACAAAATAAAAAAAGATAGACATATCTAACTTTTTTTATTAAATATATTTAACTTTGAAAACATCATCATCCATAACTTAAAATGAAAAAGTACCTTTACAGCATTTCCCTCCTATTTAGCACCCTCGGTTCTTTTGCGCAAACGGGAACGATCGAAGGAAAGATCAGCCACAAAGATTCGGGAGTCGGCCATGCTTCTCTCAAAGTTGAAAATACTGGCAAAGGGACGCTTGCCGACGGGCAGGGACGATTTGTAATAAAGGAAATCGCTCCCGGCCAACATACCCTGGTTATTTCCTCCATAGGGTTTGAAACATTAAAACTTCCGGTGACAGTTCGTCCCGGCGAGGTAACGGTGGCTAATGCTTCCCTGAAAGAGGTATCTTCCTCTCTTAATGATGTCGTGATCACAGGCACCAGGACCAACAGAAGGCGACTGGAGAGTCCGGTGGCTGTGAATATTCTGGACAGCCGCACTTTTAACATTACACAATCGAACACAGTTTCCGAAGGACTGTGTTTTCAGCCGGGCCTCCGGATGGAAACCGACTGCCAAACCTGCAATTACACTCAGTTACGGATGAACGGATTAGGAGGATCGTATTCGCAGGTACTGATTAACAGCAGACCAGTCTTTAGCTCCCTGATGAGTATGTATGGATTAGATCAGATTCCCTCCAATATGGTCGACCGGATAGAGGTAGTGCGCGGTGGCGGATCCGTATTATACGGCACGTCGGCCATCGCCGGAACAGTCAATATTCTGACTAAAGAACCGGAGACCAGCTCATTCACCGTTTCATCTAATACAGCATCGATCAAAGGCAAGGCAACCGACAATTTTTTAAACCTGAATGCCAGCGTCATTAATGACGAAAAAAACGCAGGAGCTTCATTCTTTGCTTCCCACCGTAACCGCGACGCCTATGATGCCAATGGAGATGACTATTCTGAAATAGCTAAGCTCACCAACAACTCATTCGGATTTAACTCCTTTCTTAAATTCGATCCGCAGAATAAACTGGAGGTCAACGGATGGAGCATTTACGAAGAGCGCCGGGGTGGCAACAAAATTGAGGAACGGGCCGACAAGGCCGACCAGTCTGAATACCGCCTGCACAACATTCTTCTGGGAGGGTTTAATTTCGACCATTACTCTAAGAACAACAAAAACTCGTACAGCATTTATGCTTCAGCACAACATACCCGCCGGACACACTATACGGGCATAGACCAGGCCGACGCCTGGGGGCGTACAAAAAATCATTCATTCCAGGGAGGGTTCCAGTACAATCAAGTTTTCGACGATTTTCTGAACGGAAAAAACACACTCACTACAGGAATGGAAATACAAAGCGAATACACCTTCGACGAAATAGCCCTCTATAATTATTTGATAGATCAGAGGGTAAACCTTTTAGGCGCCTTTGTCCAGAGCGACTGGGAAATCAACCGTAGCATCACGGTTCTGTCAGGTCTCCGGGTAAACAAGTCGAATAAAGTAGACCGCCTCATCTTAACCCCCAGGATCAGCGCCTTATACAAGCCCGGCCAGAATACACAGATAAGGGCATCCTACGCCCGCGGATTTAAAGCGCCGCAAGCTTTTGAAACCGATATGCATATCGCCTTTGCCGGAGGAGGTGTTTCTTTAATCAGTATCGATCCCGCCCTAAAGGAAGAAACCTCTGATAGTTACAATGTTTCTGTCGACTTTAATAAGGCAAATGAAAAGCTGATCTATGGATTCACAGGCGACGTCTTTTACACGAACTTGCACGATTCGTTCATCCTCGAAGAAAGAGGCACCGATGAAAACGGAAATCAACGGCTGTTCAGAAAAAATGGAAGTAACTCGACTGTTAAGGGTATCACGCTCGAAGGACGGATTAACTACAGCCAGAAATTTCAGCTTGAAACCGGTTTAACCGTTCAGAGGGCAGAATACGACCGCCCGGTAGCCTGGTCTTCAGAACTCCCAGGAAGTCGCGAATACCTGCGCAGTCCTGAAACGTACGGTTTCTATACCCTCAGCATCCTTCCTCAAAGCCGGTTCAATGTTAATATTTCAGGGGTTATTACAGGACCGATGAAAGTACCACACTTTGCCGGTGCCCCCGGAGTAAACCAGGACGCATTAATAACTTCACGCACCTTTACGGAAACGAATATCCGTCTCTCCTACCGGTTTACCTTGAAAAGCATAAGGCAGGATCTGCAATTCAACGCAGGGATCCAGAACCTTTTCGATCAGTATCAAAAGGACTTTGATACCGGGAAGAACCGCGATAGCAACTACATCTATGGTCCTCAAAGGCCCTTTACGGTGTTTGCCGGCATTAAGTTTGGCCTGATGTAATGCAAGCAGTTTCGGAATATCTTTTAAGACCAAAGGCCCGAAAACGATGCAGAACATCATTTTTGGGCCTTTGGATATTTAAATATGCTGCGGGAATTAATAGCCTTGGTTTTGCTGTGCTTTTAATCCCGGATTTGCATTGATCTCTGTCTGCGAAATGGGCAGTCTCGTTTTGTAAAAGCTCCTGTTGATGGATGTCTCCCGACCTGCAACACTTAAGCCGCCGAGTTCATCATTGAACGTAATTGTTTTATTTAAGCGGATCATGTCAAAAAACCTATGACCTTCACCTAACAACTCCTTGCTTCTCTCGTCGAGGATCATATCAAGGCTGATAGTTGCCTCTGTCGCAGGCGCAAGGTTCGGAGCGCGCTTGCGAATGGCATTCAGGTAGGTCACAGCCTTCGCCTTATCGGTTGGAAGCGCAGCTTCGGCGGCAATCAGGTAAATTTCAGAGAGCCGTATCACCTTAATATTCACGGCAGTATTCGTGGCCTTACCATCCCCTTCCAAAGTAGTGCTACCGCTATATTTATACAAGGAGCCCATACGTGTCGCCGAGGTTTCGTCGCGGGCTAAAATGCCCCAGCGAACATCATTGGGATCCTGACGCAGACGGTCCAGATAGTAATCACTTACTAAAAACTGTCCCAGCGCATTGTTGGATCCATGTCCGCTGCGACGAAGATAGACGCCCAAAGCAGAAGTACCCAAATCATTCTCCGTTGCAAAAACACCCAGTTCGAAGATCGACTCGGAGCCAAATGGTGTTTTCCACGAAGCCACCCACGCGGCATTGCTATACAAGCTGTAAAGCGCGGTTTTGCTGATTACTTCTTCTGCAGCAATCAGCGCATTCGCGTAATCCTTCATGTAAAGATATACCCGGGCCTGCATCGCCAGGTTAGTATAGTAATTTATGTAGCCCTTAGTGATTGTTTTAGGCAATAAAGGAGCCGCTTTAGTAAGATCTGCCAGTATTTGTGTATAATTCTGTTCAACTGTTGCACGAAGTGGCTGAGCCTCCGAACCTAGTCTTGTCGTTACATTGGGAACACCAAATGAACTTTTATCATCATCATACGACTTGCCATACAGACGCACCAGATCAAAATGCATGATCGCCCGGGCAGTCAAAGCCTGTGCCTTGTAAGTATCAAAACTCGCATTAGGAGCAGTAGCTTCGATTGTCGCAATACCTTCGAGAATGTTGTTGGCCTGATGAATACCATTGTAAATCTGAAGCCATGTCCCCGAAAAGCTGTTCGTGGTTGCTGTGTGGTTAAATGTGTATAGCGCATCTAAGCCCCGCCCCTGGGAATATACCGTCAGATCACCCCCTTTGGCATCACCATACATAATAAAATTTCTCCCGTAATAGTTCACATCGGTCATGCTGTTCATCATTCCATTCACCATTATCTGCGCGTCGGCAGGTGTCTGAATAGAAGTCTCCACCTTACCCATATTGGTTGGCTCTACATCGAGGAAGTCCTTACATGACGACAGGCTTAAAGCCACAAGACCTGCTAAAAATATTTTTGTTGCTTTCATCTTATCAAATCAAAACTCATTAGAAACTAAATTCAACGCCCATTGTATAGGTCTTTCCGAAAGGTGTCTCCCAGCCCCTGGTGCCATACTCATTTACTTCAGGATCGGCTATTTTATACTTTGAAAATGTCAGAAGATTGCTGCCGTTGAGATATACCCTGGCATTCGAAACACCGATCCTTTTGATCAGATCCTTCGGCAAATTATAAGCAAGCGTTACGTTTTTAAGCCTTAGGAAGCTGGCATCGTGCATCTGACGGTTGCTGAATTGCTGCGGGTCGGTCAGGTCTAAACCAGACAAGGCAGGTAAAGTTCCTTCCGGGTTTTCAGCGGTCCACATCTCCTCATAGTAGATCTGCGATCTAATCCTCTCCCAATAGTATCCATCATCTGCCACGTCTTTAAAAGCAGCATCATACAGATAACCACCTATCTTATAGTTAAAATTCAGACCGAGGGTGAATCCCTTGTATTCCAGATCGGTATTAATCCCGCCGTATACATCCGGGATTGCAGAGCCTAAAACTGTATAATTAGCCTTTGAATAATCAAAGGTTGCACCCCTGCCGTTATGTATGAAGTCGCCTTCACTCTCACCCTCCGGCGAGTTTACATACCAAACGTTTCGGCCGCTTGCAGGATGAACACCGGCCCACTCATATCCCCAGAACGCACGTGTCGACTCGCCTTCCCTGAAGATATATTGCGCCCTCCTGTCTTCAACTGACAAAGTAGGATCAATCCATACAATATCATTCGCTGCAGCAGCGCCTTCTGCCTTATACAGTTTTGTAACCTTCGATTTTAAAAATGCGGCATTTACACTTGCGCTCCATCTCAGGTCATTCCTGCGGATAATATCGCCGCCCAGTTCCACTTCAATGCCCCGGTTATTAATTTCGCCTACGTTCTTAAGAGTATTCGGTATACCGACCACCAATGACAAGGGAACATTCTGAAGCAGATTTTTTGAGTTTCTGTTAAAATATTCAACAGATCCGCTGATCCTTTGGTTAAATAATCCAAACTCGACGGCCAGGTTCGAAGAGTAGCTGGTTTCCCAGGTGAGGTTGGGATCAGCGATGGTAACGATAGCACCGGCCGGCTGATTCATGTATTTTGATTTATAGCTGGTCAGATTCCTCCAGCCATAATCGTCGGTAGGAAGCGTTCCATTTGTACCATACGAAGCCCTCAGCCGAAGGTTGCTCACGTAGTCAACCTCTTTCATAAAATCTTCGTTGCCAATAGTCCAGGCTCCGGCTACCGACCAGAAATTCCCCCAGCGTGTATCCGGGCCGAGTCTTGAAGATCCATCACGGCGGAACGAGGCCGATGCATAATATTTCTGCCCATAGTTATACTCGGCACGGGTAAATCCCGATAGCAGGTTATTCCCCCACTCATAGGCATTTGCCGTGAGCACACCTGCAGTTTCTACAGTACGTAACGAACTCGACGCAAGATTTGTACCGGTGGAACGCTGAAAATCGGTTTCATTCTTTTCTGCTTCAAATCCGGCCAGCATGCCGATGTTATGTAGTCCGAATTGCTTCGCATAATTCAGCGTAGTGGAAGATACGAGCTTATTGATATTGGTGGTCATCTCGTTCACTGAGCCATTGGTACCGGATCCATTAAAGTGAAGAGCACTGTAGTAAATATGATCTTTAACCTGCACATTATCGTACGAGAACACTGATTTGAGGTTCAGTTCAGGAAGAAATTTGATATTGAGGGTCTCATTTGCCGTTATCCTTCGTGTGATCGAACTATTCTCCCACTCATTGTCGTAGTATACAGCATTTTGAGCGAGACTGCCATACCTTGCGGTAAAAGGCTGACCGGTTTTATAATCCGTAGGCCAGTAAAATGGCCATAGCAGATTCCTGGTTTGCATAAAGTAGTTCGAGTTGGTGTTTCTCGAATCGTTATATCCCTCCTGGCCGGTCCTCCCGATGTTCACGTTCGATATAAACTCTACATACTTCCCTACTTTCTGAGCTAAATTCACGCGGCCGGCCACGCGGTCGAAACTATTGATTTTAACGCGGCTCTGATCTTTCGTATAAGACAAAGAAGAATAGTACGTAGTGTTTGCATCACCACCGCTTACAGAAAAGTCATTTGTCTGATACACGCCCGTTCTGAAGAGTGCGTCCTCCCAGTCAAAGTAAGTACCTTCACGGTTCACTATTCCATCGGTCATACCTTTGATGATGACATTTTCAGATAAGCCCGTCCCTGCCGTCTCAAAATAATAGCCATGCCTGTTAAACTTGCCATTAAGCCTTCTTAAAGCATCTGCATTTGCAGCCGCTTCTGTTTTTTTGCCGGCAATATTATAGTCGTAAAAAACCCGGTATAACATGTTCGTTTGTTCCTGGATCCCCGCCGGCTCATAGTTATCGGTTGCCCATGAAGGAGTAAAGCCAACAGAGGATTTAAAGTTGACCACAGGCCTGCCGCTTTTCCCTCGCTTTGTAGTCACGATAATCACTCCGTTTGCTGCTCTTGAACCGTACAGGGAAGATGCCGCAGCATCTTTCAGTATGGTGATCGATTCAATATCAGAAGGATTTATCGAACTCATCACATTGTTGGTGGCAGTAGTATAGTCCTTCATCTGCCCCGCATTTCCGGATACCGCCGGAACTCCGTCAATGACATACAGAGGCTCATTTGTGGCGCTCATGGAGCCAACTCCCCTGATCCGTATCATTGGAGCAGATCCGGCCTGCCCCGACGCAGAGGTGATCTGCACACCAGGTGTCCGCCCGATCATGGCAGTCTCAAAGGAAGCGGCAGGAACGTCTTTAATTGCGCTCTGCTTAATAACAGAGGCTGAGCCTGTATACGTTCCCTTTGTCGCTGTCCCATAGGCTACCACCATTACTTCCTGGAGGGCCTGATTATCCAACTGAAGGGCCGCGTCCTTTCACCTGTATTTCCAGCTTTTTATACCCTAAAGCTGAAAAAATAAGAGTACCATTCTGGGGTACGTTATCGAGCGAATAAGCTCCGTTTAAATCAGTGGATGCCCCTTTCGACGTACCCTTTAAGAGCACAGTAGAAAAAACACCTTTTCCATCTTCTGCAGATGTGACTTTTCCCGTCACCCTGATTTGTCCCTGTGCAAATGTTGCCAGGTAAAGCAGGACACTAAATAAAATCAGTAGAGATTTTCTCATAATAACACAAATAGGTTCTAAAATGAAAGAAATTGTTCCAATAAGCGTATATACATTCAGGGGCACGATAGTTTTCGGTATATACAATTACAATATTATTATTTATTATGAAGAATGATATTATATTTTTGAAAAAAACTTCTTTTTCTTTAATCATTTATCAATAATATCCTGTTACTCACCATGAAGTCCGTTAATTAAACCATGTACCTTTACAAAAAGACTAAACGATGAAAGCAAATTACTCGCAGAAGGCGTCTAATGCCGAGATCAGAACAAGGTTCGATAATGATGTAGAACGGTTTTCAAACCTCGAAACTGGCCAGCAAACCACTATCGATGCGGCACTTACAATGGAACTATGCACAGAGGCTGCGAAATACACAACCCCCCAAGGCAAAGAACTGCTTGATATTGGCTGCGGGGCAGGAAACTATTCCTTAAAGATGCTGAGTAAGCTACCCGATCTGAATTGCACATTAAATGATCTGAGTATGCCTATGCTTGAAAGGGCTAAAGCACGGGTATCCTCACAAACCAATGGAGAAACAACCATTATACAGGATGATATGCGTAACTTAAATTTGCCCGACAATCATTTCGATATCGTGCTGGCAGCGGCAACCTTGCATCATTTGCGTGACGACGCCGACTGGGAACTGGTTTTCGGGAAGATTTACAGGTGTATAAAGCCGGGGGGCAGCTTCTGGATCTCCGACCTGATCGGCCATGATTCTCCCCCAATTGACAAGCTTTTCCAGGGGAAGTACAGTGAATACCTGGAAACCCTCGGAGGCCCCGGATACCGGCAAAAAGTATTGGACTATATTGATCACGAGGACACCCCCCGTTCCCTGAACTACCAGCTGGCTTTATTGAGCCGGGTTGGCCTTAAACATACCGAAGTGCTACATAAAAATTCCTGCTTTGCCGCATTCGGGGGAATAAAATAAACACAGGTTCTATAGTATTACTAAGGCCGCCCCAAAGGTTCGGGGCGGCCTTTTCTATCAATTAATTAATCAGAAATGTCGATATAAAAAGAGTCGCTCTCTTACAGAGCGTATTTGAAGGACAGTCCGAAACGTCCTGCTTCAAAATCAGTATCTTCGGTCAGATCCCACATCGGGCGCCAGTCAAATCCAACAGCTATCGGAGCTTTGGGAACTTTAAACTCCATCCCAGCCTGAGGACGGATTAAAAAACCTGTAAGATCATCACCAAAATAAACCTGGGGACCTATACCGGCATTCCAGCTCAGGCCGCTCGCATTAGGAATTGGCTTATTATACGAATATTCAACTCCCAGTACAGTAAGGTCGTTGCCAAACATGATCATCGCCTGTCCGGCATCATGCTCTGTGAAGAAATGTTTCACATGAGGGCCAACAAAAGTTCCGCCGTTTCCAAGATCCAGGAACAAACCGAAGCTTGTATTGTAAGGCGCTGCGGTTTTCTGGGCGTGCAAAACGGCGCCAAACATCAGAGGTAATACTGTAGCGAGTACTGTGGTTAAAAGAGCTTTTTTCATAATTAGTTTTTTAGATGAAACCATACATATTTGCTTTTCAAAGTTGCGGAATACAAACGCTTTTTGAAATCCGCTGATTCTGGTATATTTCATCTCATGGTTTTCAGGTATTTTGCTAAAAACTTATGCGGCCTTCAGCAGCTTTGGTTATATTGCTTACATACTC
The window above is part of the Arcticibacter tournemirensis genome. Proteins encoded here:
- a CDS encoding ferric reductase-like transmembrane domain-containing protein; this translates as MKINIKATNYFFWGLALLVIPLSFLSAPEASEHHKMPPLLKHFNEIVALTGYSMLALSFVLSARIKWLERQFGGLDKMYQTHHKMAVLAFMFMIAHPFLLALRWIPDNAARFFLTVFPLHRRDEVNLGSYALWGIILLMIFTLLIKLPYRSWKISHKFMGVFFIMIVIHTFHLTVSFDRNPLLWLYLVMVSGLGIAAFIYQTLLYGLFNRGFVYVVNTVEKINGKVLSVKLSPRDRELKFIPGQFCFFSFRYPGMSRESHPYTLCSGEGSTVQILVKALGDYTSRLYDTLKPGAKVRINGPYGCFHFRDGIDDQVWIAGGVGIAPFVSWMNDLQQQPADKLRVELYYCVNHESEAVYLDEFRSFEQSFPGFKLHLICADKEGFLKVRDIQEIQKREIFLCGPKAMSVSLNEIFQEMNIPPQLIHYENFDFS
- a CDS encoding IS3 family transposase; this encodes MKQQEPAMGIKKLCRLFGKSRHAWYDHQWRYQDIGLKEEIILQHVHQVRESLPRTGTLKLHYMLTPMLAEHDIRIGRDYLFDLMREHGLDIRRRKRRVVTTDSRHWMHKYANLVKELRINRPEQVWVSDITYIRMNSGWGYLSLVTDAYSRKIMGYCFHKDLAAQGCAQALRMALDNRIYQDELIHHSDRGSQYCSKEYVSVLLGSRIAISMTENGDPYENALAERVNGILKEEFNLHHSGLGFDDTKRKIAESIRAYNELRPHASCDYLTPDQAHLRAGVLMKRWKNKKSKKEELALV
- a CDS encoding transposase, yielding METKRAGKKSTRENKNVPFTKREIETIVEMIESGVPRREIRSQYGMHESTLTNWMTRYGSKDYYAERSRRYSPSEKRSVLRAVESGMSVREACVTFGIKCRTVVDRWVRQQKAENAELRRQIAPVKSEEKEPKGDSSGQVKELEEQLAEAQLKIRALETMIDIAEEQLKIDIRKKSGAKQSPK
- a CDS encoding TonB-dependent receptor codes for the protein MKKYLYSISLLFSTLGSFAQTGTIEGKISHKDSGVGHASLKVENTGKGTLADGQGRFVIKEIAPGQHTLVISSIGFETLKLPVTVRPGEVTVANASLKEVSSSLNDVVITGTRTNRRRLESPVAVNILDSRTFNITQSNTVSEGLCFQPGLRMETDCQTCNYTQLRMNGLGGSYSQVLINSRPVFSSLMSMYGLDQIPSNMVDRIEVVRGGGSVLYGTSAIAGTVNILTKEPETSSFTVSSNTASIKGKATDNFLNLNASVINDEKNAGASFFASHRNRDAYDANGDDYSEIAKLTNNSFGFNSFLKFDPQNKLEVNGWSIYEERRGGNKIEERADKADQSEYRLHNILLGGFNFDHYSKNNKNSYSIYASAQHTRRTHYTGIDQADAWGRTKNHSFQGGFQYNQVFDDFLNGKNTLTTGMEIQSEYTFDEIALYNYLIDQRVNLLGAFVQSDWEINRSITVLSGLRVNKSNKVDRLILTPRISALYKPGQNTQIRASYARGFKAPQAFETDMHIAFAGGGVSLISIDPALKEETSDSYNVSVDFNKANEKLIYGFTGDVFYTNLHDSFILEERGTDENGNQRLFRKNGSNSTVKGITLEGRINYSQKFQLETGLTVQRAEYDRPVAWSSELPGSREYLRSPETYGFYTLSILPQSRFNVNISGVITGPMKVPHFAGAPGVNQDALITSRTFTETNIRLSYRFTLKSIRQDLQFNAGIQNLFDQYQKDFDTGKNRDSNYIYGPQRPFTVFAGIKFGLM
- a CDS encoding RagB/SusD family nutrient uptake outer membrane protein, yielding MKATKIFLAGLVALSLSSCKDFLDVEPTNMGKVETSIQTPADAQIMVNGMMNSMTDVNYYGRNFIMYGDAKGGDLTVYSQGRGLDALYTFNHTATTNSFSGTWLQIYNGIHQANNILEGIATIEATAPNASFDTYKAQALTARAIMHFDLVRLYGKSYDDDKSSFGVPNVTTRLGSEAQPLRATVEQNYTQILADLTKAAPLLPKTITKGYINYYTNLAMQARVYLYMKDYANALIAAEEVISKTALYSLYSNAAWVASWKTPFGSESIFELGVFATENDLGTSALGVYLRRSGHGSNNALGQFLVSDYYLDRLRQDPNDVRWGILARDETSATRMGSLYKYSGSTTLEGDGKATNTAVNIKVIRLSEIYLIAAEAALPTDKAKAVTYLNAIRKRAPNLAPATEATISLDMILDERSKELLGEGHRFFDMIRLNKTITFNDELGGLSVAGRETSINRSFYKTRLPISQTEINANPGLKAQQNQGY
- a CDS encoding SusC/RagA family TonB-linked outer membrane protein, which translates into the protein MDNQALQEVMVVAYGTATKGTYTGSASVIKQSAIKDVPAASFETAMIGRTPGVQITSASGQAGSAPMIRIRGVGSMSATNEPLYVIDGVPAVSGNAGQMKDYTTATNNVMSSINPSDIESITILKDAAASSLYGSRAANGVIIVTTKRGKSGRPVVNFKSSVGFTPSWATDNYEPAGIQEQTNMLYRVFYDYNIAGKKTEAAANADALRRLNGKFNRHGYYFETAGTGLSENVIIKGMTDGIVNREGTYFDWEDALFRTGVYQTNDFSVSGGDANTTYYSSLSYTKDQSRVKINSFDRVAGRVNLAQKVGKYVEFISNVNIGRTGQEGYNDSRNTNSNYFMQTRNLLWPFYWPTDYKTGQPFTARYGSLAQNAVYYDNEWENSSITRRITANETLNIKFLPELNLKSVFSYDNVQVKDHIYYSALHFNGSGTNGSVNEMTTNINKLVSSTTLNYAKQFGLHNIGMLAGFEAEKNETDFQRSTGTNLASSSLRTVETAGVLTANAYEWGNNLLSGFTRAEYNYGQKYYASASFRRDGSSRLGPDTRWGNFWSVAGAWTIGNEDFMKEVDYVSNLRLRASYGTNGTLPTDDYGWRNLTSYKSKYMNQPAGAIVTIADPNLTWETSYSSNLAVEFGLFNQRISGSVEYFNRNSKNLLQNVPLSLVVGIPNTLKNVGEINNRGIEVELGGDIIRRNDLRWSASVNAAFLKSKVTKLYKAEGAAAANDIVWIDPTLSVEDRRAQYIFREGESTRAFWGYEWAGVHPASGRNVWYVNSPEGESEGDFIHNGRGATFDYSKANYTVLGSAIPDVYGGINTDLEYKGFTLGLNFNYKIGGYLYDAAFKDVADDGYYWERIRSQIYYEEMWTAENPEGTLPALSGLDLTDPQQFSNRQMHDASFLRLKNVTLAYNLPKDLIKRIGVSNARVYLNGSNLLTFSKYKIADPEVNEYGTRGWETPFGKTYTMGVEFSF
- a CDS encoding carboxypeptidase-like regulatory domain-containing protein; the encoded protein is MRKSLLILFSVLLYLATFAQGQIRVTGKVTSAEDGKGVFSTVLLKGTSKGASTDLNGAYSLDNVPQNGTLIFSALGYKKLEIQVKGRGPSVG